A part of Streptomyces sp. DSM 40750 genomic DNA contains:
- a CDS encoding MMPL family transporter, translating to MTDVNRPPRVGGWTRFVTARPRLSLFVALVLTALAVVAGSDVADRLGSGGWEDPSAQSTYATKALEREFPDSNPNFLLLVDAGSASVDDPAVATEAKRLTERLAAEKGVTGVGSYWRTGAPTLRAEDGKEALIAARLTGDDTAVNKTLDRIAPEFRGTHGPVEVKVGGIIAVRHEMQTIIQEDLLRAEMIALPVTLVLLVMVFGSAVAALLPLGVGIVAILGTNAILRGLTEVTDVSVFALNLTTAMGLGLAIDYALFIVRRFREELASGAEPLPAVATTLRTAGRTVLFSALTVAVSLAAMMVFPQYFLKSFAYAGIAVVLLAAAAALILLPAALVLLGDRVNALDLRKLFKRRKASDTEAGSPRAEEGAAWGRMATLVMRRAPYFAIATTAGLVLLGLPFLGVKFGTADDRQLPSTAESHVVQQHIREGFPGTPGGGLAVLAEGKATEAQYATYKERIADLPEVLRVDGPLVKGDWAYFTVQPKGEAVDEGAQSLVDDIRAADAPFDTSVTGTAAVLVDTKSAIAEGLPWALSFIAIVTLLLVFLLTGSVLIPLQAVLLNALSLTAMFGALVWVFQDGHLSGLLAFTSPGSIETTLPVLMFCVAFGLSMDYGVFLLSRIKEEYDHTGDHTASVRFGLQRTGGLITAAAVILAVVMVAIGTSRVTNTKMLGLGIALAVLMDAMVIRSLLVPAVMRLTGRATWWAPAPLRRFHERFGLSEGESAPAAASEAEEKSEEPEPVSSHSGV from the coding sequence ATGACCGATGTCAACCGGCCACCCCGAGTCGGAGGCTGGACCAGGTTCGTGACCGCGCGTCCCCGGCTCTCCCTGTTCGTCGCCCTGGTGCTCACCGCCCTCGCGGTCGTGGCGGGCAGCGATGTCGCGGACCGCCTCGGCAGCGGCGGCTGGGAGGACCCGAGCGCCCAGTCCACCTACGCGACGAAGGCCCTGGAGCGCGAGTTCCCCGACTCCAACCCGAACTTCCTCCTGCTGGTCGACGCGGGCAGCGCCTCGGTCGACGACCCGGCCGTCGCCACCGAGGCGAAGAGGCTGACCGAGCGGCTCGCCGCCGAGAAGGGCGTCACGGGCGTCGGCTCCTACTGGCGGACCGGCGCACCGACCCTGCGCGCGGAGGACGGCAAGGAGGCGCTGATAGCGGCCCGCCTCACCGGCGACGACACCGCGGTGAACAAGACCCTGGACCGCATCGCCCCCGAATTCCGCGGCACGCACGGCCCGGTCGAGGTCAAGGTCGGCGGCATCATCGCGGTACGGCACGAGATGCAGACGATCATCCAGGAGGACCTGCTGCGGGCCGAGATGATCGCCCTGCCGGTGACCCTCGTTCTCCTCGTCATGGTCTTCGGCAGCGCGGTCGCCGCCCTGCTCCCACTGGGCGTGGGCATCGTCGCGATCCTCGGCACGAACGCGATCCTGCGCGGCCTCACCGAGGTCACGGACGTCTCGGTCTTCGCCCTGAACCTCACCACGGCGATGGGCCTGGGCCTGGCGATCGACTACGCCCTGTTCATCGTGCGCCGCTTCCGAGAGGAACTCGCGTCCGGCGCCGAGCCCTTGCCCGCCGTGGCCACGACCCTCCGCACAGCCGGCCGCACGGTCCTCTTCTCCGCCCTCACGGTCGCCGTCTCCCTGGCCGCCATGATGGTCTTCCCGCAGTACTTCCTGAAGTCCTTCGCCTACGCGGGCATAGCGGTGGTCCTCCTGGCCGCGGCGGCCGCCCTGATCCTCCTCCCCGCGGCCCTGGTGCTGCTGGGCGACCGGGTCAACGCCCTGGACCTGCGCAAGCTGTTCAAGCGCCGCAAGGCATCCGACACCGAGGCAGGCTCCCCGCGCGCGGAGGAAGGCGCGGCCTGGGGCCGCATGGCAACCCTCGTCATGCGCCGAGCCCCCTACTTCGCCATCGCCACCACAGCCGGCCTGGTCCTCCTGGGCCTCCCCTTCCTGGGCGTGAAGTTCGGTACGGCCGACGACCGCCAGCTCCCCTCGACCGCCGAGTCCCACGTAGTGCAGCAGCACATCCGGGAGGGCTTCCCGGGTACCCCCGGCGGAGGCCTGGCGGTACTCGCCGAAGGGAAGGCGACGGAGGCCCAGTACGCCACGTACAAGGAGCGAATCGCCGACCTGCCCGAGGTGCTCCGCGTGGATGGCCCTCTGGTGAAGGGCGACTGGGCCTACTTCACGGTGCAGCCGAAGGGCGAGGCGGTCGACGAGGGCGCGCAAAGCCTGGTGGACGACATCCGGGCGGCGGACGCCCCCTTCGACACCTCGGTGACGGGCACGGCGGCGGTCCTGGTCGACACGAAGTCAGCGATAGCCGAAGGCCTCCCCTGGGCTCTCTCCTTCATCGCGATAGTCACCCTGCTCCTGGTCTTCCTCCTGACCGGCAGCGTCCTGATCCCCCTCCAGGCGGTCCTGCTCAACGCGCTCAGCCTCACCGCGATGTTCGGCGCGCTCGTCTGGGTCTTCCAGGACGGCCACCTCTCCGGACTCCTCGCCTTCACCAGCCCGGGCTCCATAGAGACCACCCTCCCTGTCCTGATGTTCTGCGTGGCCTTCGGACTCTCCATGGACTACGGCGTCTTCCTGCTCTCCCGGATCAAGGAGGAGTACGACCACACCGGCGACCACACCGCCTCCGTCCGCTTCGGCCTCCAACGCACCGGCGGCCTCATCACCGCGGCCGCCGTCATCCTGGCCGTGGTCATGGTGGCCATCGGCACCTCCCGAGTGACCAACACCAAGATGCTCGGCCTGGGCATAGCCCTGGCCGTCCTCATGGACGCCATGGTCATCCGCAGCCTCCTGGTCCCGGCGGTCATGCGCCTGACCGGCCGCGCCACATGGTGGGCACCGGCCCCGCTGAGGAGGTTCCACGAGAGGTTCGGGCTGAGCGAGGGGGAGTCGGCGCCTGCGGCGGCATCGGAGGCCGAGGAGAAGTCGGAAGAACCGGAGCCGGTCTCCAGCCACTCTGGAGTCTGA
- a CDS encoding TetR/AcrR family transcriptional regulator yields MATNQEKEQPRRRQARGERRIAQLLEAAATVFSSTGYTAASTNAIAREAGVSPGTLYQFFPNKEAIAIELGERLMHEMQAAYGEALAPVDPATPLEEAVAAAVDRFIDFNCQHPVFFALMHGPDVPGRIAEQHDALHTTLVARVEALLAPLLPDKPAADVTRTARVCISVYMAGLELVLAHEGAERDAYIQELKNVVLRYLEPLVGDRLAAGPAGHAGATSARTR; encoded by the coding sequence GTGGCCACCAACCAGGAGAAGGAGCAGCCGCGCCGCCGCCAGGCCCGCGGCGAGCGCCGTATCGCCCAACTCCTCGAAGCGGCGGCCACCGTGTTCTCCTCGACCGGTTACACCGCCGCCAGCACCAACGCCATCGCCCGCGAGGCGGGGGTGTCGCCGGGCACGCTGTACCAGTTCTTCCCGAACAAGGAAGCGATCGCGATAGAGCTGGGCGAGCGGCTCATGCACGAGATGCAGGCGGCGTACGGCGAGGCGCTCGCCCCGGTCGACCCGGCGACCCCGCTGGAGGAGGCCGTCGCGGCGGCCGTCGACCGCTTCATCGACTTCAACTGCCAACACCCGGTGTTCTTCGCCCTGATGCACGGCCCGGACGTCCCCGGCCGTATCGCCGAGCAGCACGACGCCCTGCACACGACCCTGGTCGCACGGGTCGAGGCCCTCCTCGCGCCGCTGCTGCCCGACAAGCCGGCCGCCGACGTCACGCGCACCGCACGGGTCTGCATCAGTGTGTACATGGCGGGTCTGGAGCTGGTGCTCGCCCACGAGGGCGCCGAGCGCGACGCGTACATCCAGGAGCTGAAGAACGTCGTACTGCGCTACCTGGAACCACTGGTGGGCGACAGACTCGCCGCCGGCCCCGCCGGTCACGCCGGCGCCACATCCGCCCGCACCCGCTGA
- a CDS encoding heavy-metal-associated domain-containing protein, with amino-acid sequence MTTETGTQGSVTTVYKVSGMSCGHCEGAVSSEITQLAGVSSVKAVASSGEVTVVSAAPLDEEAVRAAVDEAGFELVGKA; translated from the coding sequence ATGACCACTGAGACCGGCACCCAGGGTTCCGTCACCACTGTCTACAAGGTGAGCGGCATGAGCTGCGGGCACTGCGAGGGCGCCGTATCGAGTGAGATCACGCAGCTCGCCGGTGTCTCGTCCGTGAAGGCCGTCGCCTCCAGCGGCGAGGTCACCGTGGTCTCGGCCGCCCCGCTCGACGAGGAGGCCGTGCGCGCCGCCGTCGACGAGGCGGGCTTCGAACTGGTCGGCAAGGCCTGA
- a CDS encoding heavy metal translocating P-type ATPase, with the protein MTSTTAVAPVSESVHEVELTIGGMTCASCAARVEKKLNRMDGVTASVNYATEKAKVSYPAGVEVADLIATVVKTGYTAEEPPPPAPPEDVQEGPSQAEETDSELASLRQRLTVSALLAVPVILMSMVPALQFDNWQWLSLTLAAPVVVWGGLPFHRAAFTNLRHGAATMDTLVSVGTLAAFGWSLWALFWGHAGMPGMRHGFEFTVSRTSGSSTIYLEVAAGVVAFILLGRYLEARSKRRAGAALRALLKLGAKDVSVLRQGREVRIPVGQLEVGDRFVVRPGEKFATDGTVVEGSSAVDASMLTGESVPVDVTVGDSVTGATVNAGGRLVVEATRIGADTQLARMARLVEDAQNGKAEVQRLADRISAVFVPAVLLVAVATFGAWLGVTDDTTAAFTAAVAVLIIACPCALGLATPTALLVGTGRGAQLGILIKGPEVLESTRRVDTVVLDKTGTVTTGRMTLQKVYAAEDALEEDVLRLAGAVEHASEHPVGRAIAAGAENRVGPLPAVERFENLPGRGVRGLVEGYDVQVGRILDGPLPEALKSAKETAESEGHTAVVVARDGMALGVVTVADAIKETSAEAVRRLRALGLTPVLLTGDNERVARSVAAAVGVSPEHVIAEVLPQDKVDVVRRLQGEGRTVAMVGDGVNDAAALAVADLGLAMGTGTDAAIEAGDLTLVRGDLRVAADAIRLSRRTLATIKGNLAWAFGYNLAALPLAAAGLLNPMIAGAAMAFSSVFVVTNSLRLRTFS; encoded by the coding sequence ATGACCAGCACCACGGCAGTCGCCCCCGTAAGTGAATCCGTCCATGAGGTCGAGCTGACCATCGGCGGGATGACCTGCGCCTCCTGCGCGGCCCGCGTCGAGAAGAAGCTCAACCGCATGGACGGGGTCACCGCCTCGGTGAACTACGCGACGGAGAAGGCGAAAGTCTCCTACCCCGCCGGGGTGGAGGTCGCCGATCTGATCGCCACCGTGGTGAAGACGGGTTACACGGCCGAGGAGCCCCCTCCCCCGGCTCCCCCGGAAGACGTCCAGGAAGGGCCCTCCCAGGCGGAGGAGACGGACTCCGAACTCGCCTCCCTGCGGCAGCGACTCACCGTCTCGGCGCTGCTCGCCGTGCCCGTGATCCTCATGTCCATGGTCCCGGCCCTGCAGTTCGACAACTGGCAGTGGCTCTCGCTGACGCTCGCCGCGCCGGTCGTCGTGTGGGGCGGGCTGCCCTTCCATCGCGCCGCGTTCACCAACCTCCGGCACGGCGCGGCCACGATGGACACACTCGTGTCGGTCGGCACCCTCGCCGCCTTCGGCTGGTCGCTGTGGGCCCTGTTCTGGGGACACGCGGGCATGCCGGGGATGCGGCACGGCTTCGAGTTCACGGTGTCGCGCACATCGGGCTCGTCGACGATCTATCTCGAAGTGGCCGCAGGCGTCGTCGCGTTCATCCTGCTGGGCCGCTATCTGGAGGCCCGCTCCAAGCGCCGCGCGGGCGCCGCGCTCAGGGCGCTGCTGAAGCTGGGCGCCAAAGACGTCTCGGTGCTCCGCCAGGGACGGGAAGTCCGGATCCCGGTCGGGCAGCTCGAGGTCGGCGACCGTTTCGTCGTACGCCCCGGGGAGAAGTTCGCCACCGACGGGACCGTCGTCGAGGGTTCCTCCGCCGTCGACGCGTCCATGCTGACCGGCGAGTCCGTGCCGGTGGACGTGACGGTCGGGGACAGCGTCACGGGCGCGACCGTGAACGCCGGGGGCAGGCTCGTCGTCGAGGCGACCCGGATCGGCGCGGACACCCAGCTGGCGCGGATGGCGCGGCTGGTGGAGGACGCGCAGAACGGCAAGGCGGAGGTGCAGCGGCTCGCCGACCGGATCTCCGCCGTGTTCGTCCCCGCCGTCCTCCTCGTCGCGGTCGCCACCTTCGGCGCCTGGCTCGGCGTCACGGACGACACCACCGCCGCCTTCACGGCGGCCGTCGCGGTCCTGATCATCGCCTGCCCCTGCGCGCTCGGTCTCGCCACCCCGACCGCCCTGCTGGTCGGCACCGGCCGCGGCGCCCAGCTCGGCATCCTCATCAAGGGCCCCGAGGTCCTCGAGTCCACCCGCCGCGTCGACACCGTCGTCCTGGACAAGACCGGCACCGTCACCACCGGCCGGATGACCCTCCAGAAGGTGTACGCCGCCGAGGACGCCCTCGAAGAGGACGTCCTGCGGCTCGCGGGCGCCGTCGAACACGCATCCGAGCACCCGGTCGGCCGGGCGATCGCCGCGGGCGCCGAGAACCGCGTCGGCCCACTGCCCGCCGTCGAGCGCTTCGAGAACCTGCCGGGCAGGGGCGTACGCGGCCTCGTGGAGGGCTACGACGTCCAGGTGGGCCGGATCCTCGACGGACCGCTCCCCGAGGCCCTGAAGAGCGCGAAGGAGACCGCCGAGAGCGAGGGACACACGGCGGTCGTGGTCGCCCGCGACGGCATGGCACTCGGTGTCGTCACGGTCGCCGACGCGATCAAGGAGACCAGCGCCGAGGCCGTACGGCGGCTGCGGGCGCTCGGGCTCACGCCGGTGCTGCTGACGGGGGACAACGAGCGGGTGGCCCGGTCCGTCGCCGCGGCGGTCGGCGTCTCCCCCGAGCACGTGATCGCCGAGGTCCTGCCGCAGGACAAGGTCGACGTCGTACGCCGGCTCCAGGGCGAGGGCCGTACGGTCGCGATGGTCGGGGACGGGGTCAACGACGCCGCCGCGCTGGCCGTGGCCGACCTGGGGCTCGCCATGGGCACGGGGACGGACGCGGCGATCGAGGCGGGCGATCTGACGCTCGTCCGCGGGGACCTGCGGGTGGCCGCCGACGCCATCCGGCTGTCGCGGCGGACCTTGGCCACCATCAAGGGCAATCTGGCCTGGGCGTTCGGATACAACCTGGCCGCGCTGCCGCTGGCCGCCGCCGGGCTGCTCAACCCGATGATCGCGGGGGCGGCTATGGCCTTTTCGTCCGTTTTTGTGGTAACGAACAGCTTGCGACTCAGGACATTCTCGTGA
- a CDS encoding citrate synthase, which translates to MSDNSVVLRYGDGEYTYPVIDSTVGDKGFDIGKLRAQTGLVTLDSGYGNTAAYKSAVTYLDGEQGILRYRGYPIEQLAERSTFLEVAYLLINGELPTVDELSTFQGDITQHTLLHEDVKNFYRGFPRDAHPMAMLSSVVSALSTFYQDSHNPFDERQRNLSTIRLLAKLPTIAAYAYKKSIGHPFVYPRNDLGYVENFLRMTFSVPAQEYDLDPVVVSALDKLLILHADHEQNCSTSTVRLVGSSQANMFASISAGISALWGPLHGGANQSVLEMLEGIKQNGGDVDSFIRKVKNKEDGVRLMGFGHRVYKSFDPRAKIIKAAAHDVLSALGKSDELLDIALKLEEHALSDDYFVSRNLYPNVDFYTGLIYRAMGFPTEMFTVLFALGRLPGWIAQWHEMIKEPGSRIGRPRQIYTGVVERDFVPVEAR; encoded by the coding sequence GTGAGCGACAACTCTGTAGTACTGCGGTACGGCGACGGCGAGTACACCTACCCGGTGATCGACAGCACCGTCGGCGACAAGGGCTTCGACATCGGGAAGCTCCGGGCCCAGACCGGTCTGGTCACCCTGGACAGCGGCTACGGCAACACCGCTGCTTATAAATCGGCCGTCACCTATCTAGACGGCGAGCAGGGCATCCTGCGGTACCGCGGCTACCCGATCGAGCAGCTGGCCGAGCGCTCCACCTTCCTTGAGGTGGCGTACCTGCTCATCAACGGTGAGCTTCCGACCGTGGACGAGCTCTCCACTTTCCAGGGCGACATCACGCAGCACACCCTGCTGCACGAGGACGTCAAGAACTTCTACCGGGGCTTCCCGCGCGACGCCCACCCGATGGCGATGCTGTCCTCCGTGGTCAGCGCCCTGTCGACGTTCTACCAGGACAGTCACAACCCGTTCGACGAGCGGCAGCGCAACCTCTCCACGATCCGGCTGCTCGCCAAGCTGCCGACCATCGCGGCGTACGCGTACAAGAAGTCGATCGGTCACCCGTTCGTCTACCCGCGCAACGACCTCGGTTACGTCGAGAACTTCCTGCGCATGACCTTCTCGGTCCCGGCCCAGGAGTACGACCTCGACCCGGTCGTCGTCTCCGCGCTCGACAAGCTGCTCATCCTGCACGCGGACCACGAGCAGAACTGTTCGACCTCCACGGTCCGCCTGGTCGGCTCCTCGCAGGCGAACATGTTCGCCTCGATCTCCGCCGGTATCTCCGCGCTCTGGGGCCCGCTGCACGGCGGCGCCAACCAGTCCGTCCTGGAGATGCTGGAGGGCATCAAGCAGAACGGCGGCGACGTCGACTCCTTCATCCGCAAGGTGAAGAACAAGGAGGACGGCGTCCGCCTGATGGGCTTCGGCCACCGGGTGTACAAGTCCTTCGACCCGCGCGCCAAGATCATCAAGGCTGCCGCGCACGACGTCCTCTCCGCGCTCGGCAAGTCCGACGAGCTGCTGGACATCGCGCTGAAGCTGGAGGAGCACGCACTCTCCGACGACTACTTCGTCTCGCGCAACCTCTACCCGAACGTGGACTTCTACACGGGTCTGATCTACCGCGCCATGGGCTTCCCGACCGAGATGTTCACGGTCCTCTTCGCCCTCGGCCGCCTGCCGGGCTGGATCGCCCAGTGGCACGAGATGATCAAGGAGCCGGGCTCCCGCATCGGCCGCCCGCGCCAGATCTACACGGGTGTCGTCGAGCGCGACTTCGTGCCGGTCGAGGCCCGCTAG
- the recD2 gene encoding SF1B family DNA helicase RecD2, with product MLNQTAAQEGTGERRLAVLEGVLERITYANEDNGYTVARVDTGRGGGDLLTVVGALLGAQVGESLRMEGRWGSHPQYGKQFTVENYTTVLPATVQGIRRYLGSGLVKGIGPIFADRITQHFGLDTLQIIEEEPKRLIEVPGLGPKRTKKIADAWEEQKAIKEVMLFLQTVEVSTSIAVRIYKKYGDASIGVVKNQPYRLASDVWGIGFLTADKIAQSVGIPHDSPERVKAGLQYALSQATDQGNCYLPEERLIADAVKLLQVDTGLVIECLAELSQPDEDSGEPGVVREKVPGEHGEPVTAIYLVPFHRAELSLSAQLLRLLRTAEDRMPGFHDVTWDKALTWLKGRTGAELAPEQEAAVRLALTEKVAVLTGGPGCGKSFTVRSIVELARAKKAKVVLAAPTGRAAKRLAELTGADASTVHRLLELKPGGDAAYDKDRPLDADLVVVDEASMLDLLLANKLVKAVPPGAHILFVGDVDQLPSVGAGEVLRDLLADGSPVPAVRLTKVFRQAQQSGVVTNAHRINSGQHPVTDGMKDFFLFVEDDTEEAGRLTVDVAARRIPAKFGLDPRRDVQVLAPMHRGPAGAGNLNGLLQQAITPARPDLPEKRFGGRVFRVGDKVTQIRNNYEKGENGVFNGTVGVVTALDPVDQRLTVLTDEDEEVAYEFDELDELAHAYAVTIHRSQGSEYPAVVVPVTTGAWMMLQRNLLYTAVTRAKKLVVLVGSRKAIGQAVRTVSAGRRCTALDFRLAPRPL from the coding sequence ATGCTCAATCAGACGGCGGCCCAGGAGGGGACCGGTGAGCGGCGACTGGCCGTCCTCGAAGGCGTCCTGGAACGCATCACGTACGCCAACGAGGACAACGGCTACACGGTCGCGCGCGTGGACACCGGCCGGGGCGGCGGCGACCTCCTCACCGTCGTCGGCGCGCTCCTCGGCGCGCAGGTCGGCGAGTCCCTGCGCATGGAAGGTCGTTGGGGCTCGCACCCGCAATACGGAAAACAATTCACCGTCGAGAACTACACGACGGTCCTCCCCGCCACCGTCCAGGGCATCCGCCGCTACCTCGGCTCCGGCCTGGTCAAGGGCATCGGCCCCATCTTCGCCGACCGCATCACCCAGCACTTCGGCCTGGACACCCTGCAGATCATCGAGGAGGAGCCGAAGCGCCTCATCGAGGTCCCCGGCCTCGGCCCCAAGCGCACCAAGAAGATCGCCGACGCCTGGGAGGAGCAGAAGGCGATCAAGGAGGTCATGCTCTTCCTCCAGACCGTCGAGGTGTCCACGTCGATCGCGGTCCGCATCTACAAGAAGTACGGCGACGCCTCGATCGGGGTGGTCAAGAACCAGCCGTACCGCCTCGCGTCCGACGTCTGGGGCATCGGCTTCCTCACCGCCGACAAGATCGCCCAGTCCGTCGGCATCCCGCACGACAGCCCGGAGCGCGTCAAGGCGGGCCTGCAGTACGCCCTTTCGCAGGCCACCGACCAGGGCAACTGCTACCTCCCGGAGGAGCGGCTGATCGCCGACGCGGTCAAGCTCCTCCAGGTCGACACGGGCCTGGTCATCGAGTGCCTGGCGGAGCTGTCCCAGCCGGACGAGGACTCCGGCGAGCCCGGCGTCGTACGCGAGAAGGTGCCCGGTGAGCACGGCGAGCCGGTCACCGCGATCTACCTCGTCCCCTTCCACCGCGCCGAACTCTCCCTCTCCGCCCAGCTGTTGCGCCTCCTGCGCACGGCCGAGGACCGTATGCCGGGCTTCCACGACGTGACCTGGGACAAGGCGCTGACCTGGCTGAAGGGCCGTACGGGCGCGGAGCTGGCCCCGGAGCAGGAGGCGGCGGTCCGGCTGGCGCTCACCGAGAAGGTGGCCGTCCTGACCGGAGGCCCGGGCTGCGGCAAGTCCTTCACCGTCCGCTCGATCGTGGAGCTGGCCCGCGCCAAGAAGGCGAAGGTCGTGCTCGCCGCCCCGACCGGCCGCGCCGCCAAGCGCCTCGCCGAGCTGACCGGCGCCGACGCCTCCACCGTCCACCGCCTGCTGGAGCTGAAGCCCGGCGGCGACGCGGCCTACGACAAGGACCGCCCGCTGGATGCCGACCTGGTGGTCGTCGACGAGGCCTCCATGCTGGACCTCCTGCTGGCCAACAAGCTGGTGAAAGCGGTACCGCCGGGGGCCCACATCCTCTTCGTCGGAGATGTCGACCAGCTGCCCAGCGTGGGCGCCGGCGAAGTCCTCCGTGACCTGCTGGCCGACGGCAGCCCCGTCCCGGCCGTCCGTCTCACCAAGGTCTTCCGCCAGGCCCAGCAGTCCGGCGTGGTGACCAACGCCCACCGGATCAACTCCGGGCAGCACCCGGTCACCGACGGCATGAAGGACTTCTTCCTCTTCGTCGAGGACGACACGGAGGAGGCCGGGCGGCTCACGGTGGATGTGGCGGCCCGTCGTATTCCGGCCAAGTTCGGGCTCGACCCGCGCCGGGACGTGCAGGTACTCGCGCCCATGCACCGGGGCCCGGCCGGCGCGGGCAACCTCAACGGGCTGCTCCAGCAGGCCATCACCCCCGCCCGCCCCGACCTTCCCGAGAAGCGGTTCGGCGGCCGGGTCTTCCGCGTCGGAGACAAGGTCACCCAGATTCGCAACAATTACGAGAAAGGCGAGAACGGCGTCTTCAACGGCACCGTCGGCGTGGTCACCGCGCTCGACCCGGTCGACCAGCGACTGACGGTCCTGACGGACGAGGACGAGGAGGTGGCGTACGAGTTCGACGAACTGGACGAGCTGGCGCACGCCTACGCGGTGACGATCCACCGCTCCCAGGGCAGCGAGTACCCGGCCGTGGTCGTCCCGGTCACGACAGGGGCCTGGATGATGCTCCAGCGCAACCTCCTCTACACGGCGGTGACCAGGGCGAAGAAGCTGGTCGTCCTCGTCGGCTCCCGCAAGGCGATCGGCCAGGCGGTGCGCACGGTCTCCGCGGGCAGGCGGTGCACGGCCCTCGACTTCCGGCTCGCTCCACGACCGCTCTGA
- a CDS encoding LacI family DNA-binding transcriptional regulator yields the protein MAGIKDVAAEAGVSVATVSRVLNDHPSVSAEARARVLAAVEVLGYRPNAVARSLRTDQTHTLGLVISDVMNPYFTELARSVEEEARALGYSVIIGNADERPDLQDHHVRNLLDRRIDGLLVSPTDGGSPLMLAAARAGTPMVFVDRWIPGVDVPVVRADGRGAVRDLVAHLHGLGHRRLAIIAGPAATTTGRERVEAFRDALGEFGLPLPDGYIGQGDFQAESGRRVTEGFLDLSEPPEVVFAADNLMALGALDAVRARGMRVPDDIALAAFDDIPWFVHTDPPITAVAQPTGELGRAAVRALVDRIEGRDPRSVTLPARLVVRLSCGESPVTNRSTP from the coding sequence ATGGCCGGCATCAAGGACGTCGCTGCCGAGGCGGGTGTCTCCGTCGCCACGGTGTCGAGGGTTCTGAACGACCATCCGTCGGTCAGCGCGGAGGCACGTGCGCGTGTGCTGGCCGCCGTCGAGGTGCTGGGGTATCGGCCGAACGCCGTCGCCCGCTCCCTGCGCACCGACCAGACCCACACCCTCGGGCTGGTGATCAGCGATGTGATGAACCCCTACTTCACGGAGCTGGCCCGGTCGGTGGAGGAGGAGGCGCGGGCGCTCGGGTACAGCGTGATCATCGGGAACGCCGACGAACGGCCTGATCTCCAGGACCACCACGTGCGGAACCTGCTGGACCGGCGGATCGACGGACTCCTCGTCTCCCCCACCGACGGCGGCTCCCCGCTGATGCTGGCCGCCGCGCGGGCGGGGACGCCGATGGTGTTCGTGGACCGGTGGATTCCGGGGGTGGACGTGCCGGTGGTGCGTGCGGACGGGCGGGGTGCCGTCAGGGATCTCGTCGCCCATCTGCACGGGCTCGGGCATCGGCGGCTCGCGATCATCGCGGGGCCGGCGGCCACCACGACCGGACGGGAGCGCGTCGAGGCCTTCAGGGACGCCCTGGGCGAGTTCGGGCTGCCGCTGCCGGACGGCTATATCGGGCAGGGCGACTTCCAGGCCGAGAGCGGGCGGCGGGTCACCGAGGGGTTCCTCGACCTGTCCGAGCCGCCCGAGGTCGTGTTCGCGGCGGACAACCTGATGGCGCTGGGTGCGCTGGACGCCGTACGCGCGCGTGGGATGCGGGTTCCGGACGACATCGCGCTGGCCGCCTTCGACGACATCCCGTGGTTCGTGCACACCGATCCGCCGATCACCGCGGTCGCCCAGCCGACGGGTGAGCTGGGGCGGGCCGCCGTACGCGCGCTGGTCGACCGCATCGAGGGGCGCGACCCCAGGTCCGTCACCCTTCCCGCCCGTCTCGTCGTGCGCCTCTCGTGCGGCGAGTCCCCCGTAACGAACAGGAGCACGCCGTGA